The Acropora palmata chromosome 10, jaAcrPala1.3, whole genome shotgun sequence genome contains a region encoding:
- the LOC141893793 gene encoding uncharacterized protein LOC141893793, with amino-acid sequence MGDYLYAISSDFKQIPQRYSFFKRQWQSIARIEVEGDDQGEDISPSVIFMNGAVVFHSKLYVGYECKYSSPVASFDSSPETTTARFKMYCFDEGQNQWHKESRQDVDPGSHFGSCLFLVTNKICLARCPFYGDNNTGIPVGGPASVNVYDESTGQWYREEQRHISQNNLGAVEVDGKVYFIINKFPVDSGIRIPQGEVFPVCLGEWANIVKNNEDTALCYLPQTKKMNEN; translated from the coding sequence ATGGGAGATTACCTGTACGCAATCAGTTCCGATTTCAAGCAAATTCCGCAACGCTACAGTTTCTTCAAACGTCAATGGCAAAGTATTGCAAGAATAGAGGTTGAAGGAGATGATCAAGGAGAGGACATTTCTCCTTCGGTGATTTTTATGAATGGAGCAGTGGTTTTTCATTCAAAGCTCTATGTCGGATATGAATGCAAGTACTCTTCTCCGGTTGCATCCTTCGATAGTTCACCAGAAACGACCACAGCACGATTTAAAATGTATTGCTTTGACGAAGGACAAAATCAGTGGCACAAAGAAAGCCGACAAGATGTTGATCCGGGATCCCACTTTGGTTCTTGTCTCTTTCTGGTGACTAATAAAATTTGCCTTGCCAGATGTCCCTTCTACGGCGATAACAACACTGGTATCCCTGTGGGTGGCCCTGCCTCTGTGAACGTCTATGATGAGTCAACTGGTCAGTGGTATCGTGAAGAACAAAGACACATTTCTCAGAACAACCTTGGCGCCGTGGAGGTTGATGGGAAGGTGTATTttatcatcaacaaatttCCTGTTGATAGTGGCATTAGAATCCCTCAAGGAGAAGTGTTTCCTGTTTGCTTGGGCGAGTGGGCGAACATAGTGAAGAACAACGAAGATACAGCATTGTGTTATCTTCCACAAACGAAAAAGATGAACGAAAATTAA
- the LOC141893779 gene encoding uncharacterized protein LOC141893779: MLKKPLKRRGTIVIEHNLAETNRLTEDTKREKNWKRWGPYLSERQWGTVREDYSLDGSCWDSFPHDHARSRAYRWGEDGLLGITDRQCRLCFGLALWNEKDPILKERLFGLTGTEGNHGEDVKECYYYLDSTPTHSYMKALYKYPQNEYPYSWLVNENRRRSRQEPEFELEDTGVFNESRYWDIYAEYAKNTPNDILIHITIANRGPETARLHVLPTLWFRNTWIWGCKHEGCTLKASIKQTGPDSVECKHETLGNYLFVVDAGPNDELPELLFTENETNSLLLYGIENYTPFTKDAFHRFVIRGEIDAISAKKKGSKVAPYYIVEVPAGEECVLRCRLMAEDEIVTDPFAERNFGAIMQKRLKEANEFYKVAIPSGLTPKEIEVSRQAYAGLLWSKQFYHYIINDWLIGDPEMPAPPSERLKGRNSEAEWRQLFNRDVVSMPDKWEYPWYATWDLAFHMLPMSKIDPHFAKDQLLLFLREWYMAPNGQLPAYEFALGDVNPPVHALACLMVYKMTGRKGSRDDEFLSRCFQKLLINFTWWVNRKDPSGKNIFGGGFLGLDNIGIFDRSKDLPVQANLLQADGTAWMAFYCVIMLNIALDLAIDDQTYEDMASKFFEHFTQISDAINQMSDGVGLWDEQDGFYYDHLSTDSCSLPLRVRSMVGLVPLMACLVLDDEYVQKLPGFKKRLDWFLSNRKDLASQVSYIETGGESQYHHLLAIPTKDQLTRVLSYMLDEEEFLSPYGIRSLSKFHEQNPFALTLNGQRFSVKYVPGESDTYMFGGNSNWRGPIWVCMNYLLIEALERYDYFYGDTYKIECPTRSGNRMRLRDVALELSRRVVSLFTANEEGRRPCHGTDERYAKDVHWNDLVLFYEYFHPETGRGCGASHQTGWTALVSRLLEKIAKSR, translated from the exons CTGGGACTCTTTTCCTCATGACCATGCAAGATCACGTGCATACCGGTGGGGTGAAGATGGTTTACTGGGAATCACAGATCGCCAGTGTCGACTTTGCTTTGGATTGGCTCTGTGGAATGAAAAAGATCCCATTCTAAAGGAAAGACTCTTTGGTTTGACTGGGACTGAAG gTAACCATGGTGAAGATGTGAAGGAATGCTACTATTATCTTGACTCAACTCCAACTCACTCTTACATGAAAGCTCTTTACAAATATCCACAAAATGAATATCCTTATAGCTGGCTAGTTAACGAAAATCGACGAAGATCTCGACAAGAACCTGAATTTGAATTGGAAGACACAG GTGTATTCAATGAAAGCCGTTACTGGGATATCTATGCTGAATATGCAAAGAACACTCCCAATGATATCCTCATACATATAACCATAGCAAACCGGGGTCCAGAAACAGCACGACTCCATGTTTTGCCTACATTGTGGTTCCGTAACACATGGATCTGGGGCTGTAAACATGAGGGATGCACTCTGAAGGCAAGCATCAAACAGACAGGACCTGATTCAGTGGAATGCAAACATGAAACTTTAGGAAATTATCTTTTTGTTGTGGATGCTGGACCTAATGATGAGCTGCCAGAGTTGCTATTTACAGAGAATGAAACAAACTCTTTG CTTCTCTATGGCATAGAAAATTACACACCTTTTACAAAAGATGCATTTCACCGCTTCGTTATCCGTGGAGAAATTGATGCCATAAGCGCCAAGAAAAAAGGTTCAAAAGTTGCACCTTACTACATAGTTGAAGTTCCTGCTGGTGAGGAATGTGTTCTCAGATGCCGACTTATGGCAGAGGATGAAATTGTAACTGACCCATTTGCTGAAAGAAATTTTGGAGCAATAATGCAGAAACGACTCAAAGAAGCCAATGAATTCTATAAGGTTGCCATACCAT CTGGCCTCACTCCAAAAGAAATAGAAGTGTCTCGCCAGGCTTATGCTGGTCTGCTGTGGAGCAAACAGTTTTATCACTATATTATTAATGACTGGCTTATTGGTGACCCTGAAATGCCGGCTCCACCCAGTGAGAGACTTAAGGGACGCAACTCTGAGGCTGAGTGGAGACAATTATTTAACAGAGACGTTGTATCAATGCCAGACAAGTGGGAGTATCCTTGG TATGCAACTTGGGATTTGGCTTTCCACATGCTTCCCATGAGCAAAATTGACCCTCATTTTGCCAAAGACcagttgctgttgtttcttCGTGAGTGGTACATGGCCCCCAATGGTCAGTTACCAGCCTATGAGTTCGCCCTAGGGGATGTCAACCCGCCTGTCCACGCGCTTGCGTGTTTGATGGTTTATAAAATGACAGGTCGAAAAGGATCTCGGGATGATGAATTTCTATCACGCTGCTTCCAGAAACTTCTCATTAATTTCACTTG GTGGGTGAACAGAAAAGACCCTTCTGGAAAGAACATCTTTGGTGGCGGATTCCTCGGACTTGACAACATCG GAATTTTTGATCGTTCCAAGGATTTACCAGTCCAGGCCAATTTACTGCAG GCTGATGGTACAGCATGGATGGCATTCTACTGTGTTATCATGCTAAACATAGCTTTGGACCTCGCCATTGATGACCAGACATACGAAGACATGGCTTCCAAATTTTTCGAGCATTTCACTCAAATCTCAGACGCCATCAATCAAATGTCCGATGGAGTAGGATTGTGGGATGAACAAGACGGCTTTTATTATGATCACCTTAGCACAGACTCTTGCTCCTTGCCACTGCGCGTGCGTAGTATGGTCGGCCTCGTCCCCCTGATGGCTTGCCTTGTCCTTGATGACGAGTACGTGCAGAAACTTCCAGGATTTAAAAAGCGTCTAGACTGGTTTCTTTCAAACCGAAAAGATTTGGCCTCTCAG GTTTCCTATATAGAAACAGGTGGTGAGAGTCAGTACCATCATCTATTAGCTATTCCAACAAAAGATCAGCTTACCCGTGTACTAAGCTATATGCTGGACGAAGAAGAGTTCCTGTCCCCTTACGGAATTCGTTCCTTGTCGAAGTTTCACGAACAGAATCCTTTCGCGCTGACTTTGAACGGTCAACGTTTTAGCGTGAAGTACGTTCCAGGTGAATCGGATACCTACATGTTTGGGGGCAACAGTAACTGGCGAGGGCCCATCTGGGTTTGCA TGAACTACCTTCTCATCGAAGCCCTGGAGCGCTATGATTATTTCTATGGCGACACATACAAGATAGAGTGCCCTACTCGATCAGGAAACCGTATGCGACTGCGCGATGTGGCGCTGGAACTGAGCAGGCGCGTAGTGTCTTTGTTCACTGCTAATGAGGAGGGAAGGAGACCATGTCACGGAACTGACGAGAGATATGCCAAAGATGTTCATTGGAACGATTTGGTGTTGTTTTACGAATATTTTCATCCTGAAACTGGACGGGGATGTGGCGCGAG TCACCAAACAGGATGGACAGCTCTCGTTAGTCGGCTATTAGAGAAAATCGCCAAAAGTCGTTGA